The following are from one region of the Lacinutrix sp. Bg11-31 genome:
- a CDS encoding endonuclease/exonuclease/phosphatase family protein: protein MKLNFFKSKEKRHTIAFYNIENLFDVYDDEITRDSDMLPNSEKKWSIKRYKNKLRKIGFVISNIGKKEVERHPAIIGLAEVENEAVLKDLVGSKHLKEFNYKFIHYNSPDERGIDVALLYDETVFQIAFSKTYTVDLLDNDGETDHTRDILLVSGLFEGLELHVIVNHWPSRRTGDIETKHKRLKASQKVTEVISFLKEKNPDAKVIVMGDFNDDPESESLKALELSHGLFNPMRTLISNDRGTTSYNHNWNLFDQFLISPNFFERKKNSLRYVNANIFDEDYLKESEGKYKGSPYRTYAGKRYKGGYSDHFPVYMVLSKK from the coding sequence TTGAAATTAAACTTCTTTAAGTCCAAAGAAAAACGCCACACCATTGCTTTTTATAATATTGAAAATCTATTTGATGTTTATGATGATGAAATAACGCGTGATAGTGATATGCTACCTAATTCTGAAAAAAAATGGAGCATAAAACGTTACAAGAACAAACTACGAAAAATAGGTTTTGTTATTTCTAATATTGGAAAAAAAGAGGTAGAAAGACATCCTGCAATTATAGGTTTAGCAGAAGTTGAAAATGAAGCAGTTTTAAAAGATTTAGTGGGTTCTAAACATTTAAAAGAGTTTAACTATAAATTTATACATTATAATTCTCCGGACGAACGTGGAATTGATGTGGCTTTGCTTTACGACGAGACCGTATTTCAAATTGCTTTTTCTAAAACATACACTGTAGATTTGCTGGATAACGATGGAGAAACAGACCACACCAGAGATATATTATTAGTAAGTGGATTGTTTGAAGGTTTAGAACTACATGTAATAGTTAATCATTGGCCTTCAAGACGAACTGGTGATATTGAAACCAAACATAAACGCTTGAAAGCGTCACAAAAAGTAACTGAGGTTATTAGTTTTTTAAAAGAGAAAAATCCTGATGCAAAAGTTATTGTTATGGGTGATTTTAATGATGATCCCGAAAGCGAAAGCCTTAAAGCCTTAGAGTTAAGTCATGGGCTTTTTAACCCAATGCGTACATTAATATCTAATGATCGTGGTACGACTAGTTATAACCATAATTGGAATTTATTCGATCAGTTTTTAATTAGCCCTAATTTTTTTGAACGTAAGAAAAATTCGCTTCGCTATGTTAACGCTAATATTTTTGATGAAGATTATTTAAAAGAATCCGAAGGCAAGTATAAAGGTAGTCCATACCGAACTTATGCTGGAAAGCGATACAAAGGTGGTTATAGTGATCATTTCCCTGTTTACATGGTATTATCTAAAAAGTAA
- a CDS encoding CBS domain-containing protein, protein MGIKSFQGARKETQQKSNNNQANFKVSDFMTRDLITFQPTQSVEDVVNILIKHRISGGPVVNEKNELIGIISEGDCIKQISDSRYYNMPMDNNSIEKHMVTNVETIDGNLNVFDAAKQFLDSKRRRFPIVEDGKLVGQISQKDILKAAMQLKQQNWKP, encoded by the coding sequence ATGGGAATAAAAAGTTTTCAAGGAGCCAGAAAAGAGACACAACAAAAGAGTAATAATAATCAAGCAAATTTTAAAGTTAGTGATTTTATGACGCGAGATTTAATTACATTTCAACCAACACAATCGGTTGAAGATGTTGTGAATATATTAATAAAACATAGAATTTCTGGAGGACCAGTTGTGAATGAAAAGAATGAGTTAATCGGTATTATTTCCGAAGGAGATTGCATTAAACAAATTAGTGATAGTAGATACTATAATATGCCAATGGATAATAATTCTATAGAAAAACACATGGTTACCAATGTTGAAACTATAGATGGTAACCTTAATGTTTTTGATGCAGCTAAACAGTTTTTAGACTCTAAAAGGCGTCGTTTTCCTATTGTAGAAGACGGAAAGTTAGTAGGACAAATAAGCCAGAAAGATATTTTAAAAGCAGCAATGCAATTAAAGCAGCAGAATTGGAAACCTTAA
- a CDS encoding single-stranded DNA-binding protein — translation MNTLRNKVQLIGNLGKDPEIVNLESGKKLAKFTLATNESYKNAQGEKITDTQWHQIVAWGKTADVIEKYVTKGKEVAIDGKLTTRSWEDKDGIKRYTTEVVCNELLMLGGK, via the coding sequence ATGAATACGTTAAGAAACAAAGTACAGTTAATTGGGAACTTAGGTAAAGATCCAGAAATAGTAAATCTAGAATCGGGAAAAAAACTAGCTAAATTTACTTTAGCAACAAACGAGAGTTATAAAAATGCACAAGGCGAAAAGATTACAGATACACAGTGGCATCAAATAGTTGCTTGGGGAAAAACAGCAGATGTTATCGAGAAGTATGTAACTAAAGGAAAAGAAGTAGCTATAGATGGGAAGCTTACTACTCGCTCTTGGGAAGATAAAGATGGCATAAAACGTTATACTACAGAAGTTGTTTGTAATGAGTTGTTAATGTTGGGAGGAAAGTAG
- a CDS encoding M20/M25/M40 family metallo-hydrolase, protein MLKKGIALLIIIASIYVSFKALLPSKISDLSTEKTQFSTERALIHLDKISQKPHFVGTKEHKKVRNYIVSELQKLGIKTEIQEGYSITSWGNLTKSKNILARLKGSENGKALMLLTHYDSNPHSAIGASDAGSGVVTILESLRAFLAEGKQPKNDIIILISDAEELGLNGADLFVKQHEWAKDVGLVLNFEARGSGGPSYMLIETNGGNANLMKAFVAANPQYPVANSLAYSIYKMLPNDTDLTVFRRDKNIDGFNFAFIDDHFDYHTVKDNFERLDRNTLEHQGSYLMPLLEHFSNSNLENVKANEDYIYFNAPFVKTVIYPFSWILPMLCIAILIFIGLLIYGFRQKVLKTKTIGRGFLVFILALVFGGLVTFLGWEGILLLYPEYNEILHGFTYNGHTYIWFFVFLTLSICFYLYSKTDIKQNVTNTLIAPLTIWLIICGFVALKLEGASFFIIPVYFALLSLFLLIRQKKPDLILLALLSIPVLFIMVPFIKMFPVGLGLKMLFVSAIFVVLIFGFLLPVFGYFKHKKRWSYLFLFFGIIMFCKAHINSSFKPDTPKPNSLIYSLNTDTNKAHWATYDHVLDSWTANFLGKTPNKASSSNNTIFSSKYKTTLSYTKEAPLKALPNPIIEITSDTIINSQRQFKITVTPQREVQRFDVFSNSENSFNTFKINGVLVEKTKGASLVFTERKNNRLFSYFIVDKEPLEMEITIPQNQKNTTLELYESSFDLLTNSQFTVPERELNMIPKPFVLNDAVILKKTIVIE, encoded by the coding sequence ATGTTAAAAAAAGGGATCGCTTTACTAATAATCATAGCTTCAATTTACGTTAGCTTTAAAGCATTATTACCTTCAAAAATATCTGATTTATCTACCGAAAAAACACAATTCTCAACAGAACGCGCATTAATTCATTTAGATAAAATTTCACAAAAGCCACATTTTGTTGGCACAAAAGAACATAAAAAGGTAAGAAACTATATTGTTTCAGAATTACAAAAACTAGGCATTAAAACCGAAATTCAAGAAGGTTACTCTATTACAAGTTGGGGAAACTTAACCAAATCTAAAAATATTTTGGCTCGCCTAAAAGGAAGCGAAAATGGTAAAGCGTTAATGTTATTAACTCATTATGATAGCAATCCACATTCTGCCATTGGAGCAAGCGATGCTGGCTCTGGAGTTGTAACTATTTTAGAAAGCCTACGTGCTTTTTTAGCTGAAGGTAAACAACCTAAAAATGATATAATTATTCTTATTTCTGATGCTGAAGAACTAGGATTAAATGGTGCAGATCTTTTTGTAAAGCAACATGAATGGGCAAAAGATGTTGGTTTAGTTTTAAATTTTGAAGCACGTGGTAGTGGTGGACCAAGTTATATGCTTATTGAAACTAATGGCGGAAATGCCAATTTAATGAAAGCGTTTGTGGCTGCAAATCCGCAATATCCTGTTGCAAACTCGTTAGCCTACAGCATTTACAAAATGCTGCCAAACGATACAGATTTAACTGTTTTTAGGCGCGATAAAAACATAGATGGTTTTAACTTTGCGTTTATAGACGACCATTTCGATTACCACACTGTAAAAGATAATTTCGAAAGACTAGATAGAAACACATTAGAGCATCAAGGTAGTTACCTAATGCCATTATTAGAACATTTTAGCAACTCTAACCTAGAAAACGTTAAAGCTAACGAGGATTACATTTATTTTAATGCACCTTTTGTAAAAACCGTTATTTATCCTTTTTCGTGGATTTTACCAATGTTATGTATTGCTATACTAATTTTTATTGGGCTTTTAATTTATGGGTTTAGGCAAAAAGTGTTAAAAACAAAAACCATTGGTCGTGGTTTTCTAGTATTTATTTTAGCTTTAGTATTTGGTGGGTTAGTAACTTTTTTAGGTTGGGAAGGCATATTACTACTTTATCCAGAGTACAACGAAATTTTACATGGATTCACCTATAATGGCCACACATATATTTGGTTTTTTGTTTTCTTAACTCTTTCTATTTGTTTCTACTTATATAGTAAAACAGATATAAAACAAAATGTTACAAACACACTAATTGCACCACTTACAATATGGTTAATTATTTGTGGTTTTGTTGCTTTAAAACTTGAAGGCGCAAGCTTCTTTATTATTCCTGTCTATTTTGCTTTACTCTCTTTATTTCTATTAATAAGACAGAAAAAACCTGATCTTATTTTATTAGCACTATTATCTATTCCTGTGCTTTTTATTATGGTGCCTTTTATAAAAATGTTTCCTGTTGGTTTAGGTTTAAAAATGTTATTTGTAAGTGCCATTTTTGTTGTTTTAATTTTTGGTTTCCTACTACCTGTTTTTGGTTACTTTAAACACAAAAAAAGATGGAGTTATCTGTTTTTGTTCTTCGGAATAATTATGTTTTGTAAAGCACATATTAACTCTAGTTTTAAACCAGATACACCAAAACCTAATAGCTTAATTTACAGTTTAAATACCGACACTAATAAAGCGCATTGGGCAACTTACGATCATGTATTAGATTCTTGGACAGCGAACTTTTTAGGTAAAACGCCAAATAAAGCTTCTTCAAGTAATAATACTATTTTTAGTAGTAAGTATAAAACTACTTTGTCTTATACAAAAGAAGCACCTTTAAAAGCGCTACCTAATCCTATTATAGAGATAACAAGCGATACTATAATTAATAGTCAAAGGCAATTTAAAATTACTGTAACACCTCAACGCGAGGTTCAACGTTTTGATGTGTTTTCTAATTCTGAAAACAGTTTTAATACCTTTAAAATTAATGGTGTTTTAGTAGAAAAGACAAAAGGTGCTTCATTAGTTTTTACGGAAAGAAAAAACAATAGGCTTTTTAGTTATTTTATTGTGGACAAAGAACCTTTAGAAATGGAAATTACAATACCACAAAATCAAAAAAACACAACATTAGAGTTATATGAATCTTCTTTCGATTTACTTACAAATAGCCAGTTTACAGTTCCGGAACGCGAATTAAACATGATTCCAAAACCTTTTGTTTTAAATGATGCTGTAATACTTAAAAAAACGATAGTTATAGAATAA
- the hflX gene encoding GTPase HflX, translating into MLEKKDIDLESAVLIGVVTKQQNEVKSKEYLDELEFLTYTAGGEVKKRFTQKMEQPNPKTYIGTGKMDEVRQYIYDNKIGTAIFDDELSASQERNISKILECKVLDRTNLILDIFAQRAQTSYARTQVELAQCEYLLPRLKGMWTHLERQKGGIGMRGPGETEIETDRRIVRDRISLLKDKIKVIDKQMSVQRGNRGKMVRVALVGYTNVGKSTLMNTVSKSKVFAENKLFATLDTTVRKVVIQNLPFLLSDTVGFIRKLPTQLVDSFKSTLDEVREADLLLHVVDISHPNFEDHIASVNKVLGEIDSGDKPVIMVFNKIDAYEAKPFDETDLIAERTEEHYSLVEWKKTWMNRVGENNALFISALNKENLEDFKKRIYDEVRDIHVTRFPYNNFLYPDYDYKNMGEEE; encoded by the coding sequence ATGCTAGAAAAAAAAGATATAGACTTAGAAAGTGCTGTGCTAATTGGTGTGGTTACAAAACAACAAAACGAAGTTAAGTCTAAAGAATACTTAGACGAACTAGAGTTTTTAACCTATACAGCAGGTGGAGAGGTTAAAAAACGCTTCACCCAAAAAATGGAGCAACCAAACCCTAAAACCTATATTGGTACAGGGAAAATGGATGAGGTTCGCCAATACATTTACGATAATAAAATTGGTACGGCTATTTTTGATGATGAGTTATCTGCATCTCAAGAACGAAATATTAGTAAAATTTTAGAATGTAAAGTACTAGATAGAACCAATCTTATTCTCGATATTTTTGCACAACGAGCGCAAACAAGTTATGCAAGAACACAAGTAGAATTGGCACAATGCGAATACTTACTACCACGATTAAAAGGAATGTGGACACACCTTGAACGCCAAAAAGGTGGAATTGGAATGCGTGGACCTGGAGAAACAGAAATTGAAACAGATAGACGTATTGTAAGAGATAGAATCTCGTTATTAAAAGATAAAATTAAGGTTATAGACAAGCAAATGTCTGTACAACGTGGAAATCGCGGTAAAATGGTACGTGTAGCTTTAGTTGGTTATACCAATGTTGGTAAATCTACCTTAATGAATACCGTTAGCAAAAGTAAAGTGTTTGCAGAAAACAAACTCTTTGCAACCTTAGACACAACGGTTAGAAAAGTAGTAATTCAAAATTTACCTTTTCTATTAAGTGATACTGTAGGTTTTATTAGAAAATTGCCAACGCAACTAGTAGACAGTTTTAAAAGCACATTAGACGAGGTTCGCGAAGCAGATTTATTACTACACGTAGTAGATATTTCTCATCCTAATTTCGAAGATCATATTGCCTCTGTAAACAAAGTTTTAGGCGAAATAGACAGTGGTGATAAGCCGGTAATTATGGTGTTTAATAAAATTGATGCCTATGAAGCTAAACCATTTGATGAAACCGATTTAATTGCAGAGCGTACCGAAGAACATTACAGCCTTGTAGAATGGAAAAAAACATGGATGAATAGAGTAGGCGAGAACAACGCGCTATTTATTTCGGCATTAAATAAAGAGAATTTAGAAGACTTTAAAAAACGTATTTACGATGAGGTTAGAGATATCCACGTCACTCGTTTTCCATATAATAATTTCCTTTATCCAGATTACGATTATAAAAACATGGGAGAGGAAGAGTAA
- a CDS encoding DUF59 domain-containing protein — translation MSDTTIDTTELGEKIVAVIKTIYDPEIPVDIYELGLIYDVFVNEDYDVKILMTLTTPNCPVAETLPLEVEEKVKSLKDVNNAEVEITFDPPWTQELMSEEAKLELGML, via the coding sequence ATGAGCGATACAACAATAGATACTACAGAATTAGGAGAGAAAATAGTAGCCGTTATAAAAACTATATACGATCCAGAAATTCCAGTTGATATATACGAACTAGGATTAATTTACGATGTTTTTGTAAATGAAGATTACGACGTAAAAATATTAATGACTTTAACAACACCTAACTGTCCAGTAGCAGAAACACTTCCTCTAGAAGTAGAAGAAAAAGTCAAGTCTCTTAAAGATGTCAATAATGCTGAAGTTGAAATAACTTTCGATCCACCATGGACACAAGAATTAATGAGTGAAGAAGCCAAATTAGAGCTTGGCATGCTTTAG
- a CDS encoding SufE family protein, which yields MQSIQEIQEEIIDEFSMFEDWEERYQYMIDLGKDLPLIDNQFKTDDNIIKGCQSKVWVHAEMIDNKIDFTADSDAIITKGIIAILIRTFSNQHPKDIIEANTDFIDAIGLKEHLSPTRANGLVSMIKQIKLYAIAYQTQVK from the coding sequence ATGCAAAGCATTCAAGAGATACAAGAAGAAATCATAGACGAATTTTCAATGTTTGAAGATTGGGAGGAACGCTATCAATACATGATAGACTTAGGTAAGGATTTACCCTTAATTGACAACCAATTTAAAACCGACGATAACATTATTAAGGGTTGCCAGAGTAAAGTTTGGGTTCATGCAGAAATGATTGATAATAAAATTGATTTCACTGCAGATAGCGATGCTATTATAACAAAAGGAATTATTGCTATTTTAATTAGAACATTTTCAAACCAGCACCCAAAAGATATTATAGAAGCCAATACCGATTTTATTGATGCTATTGGTTTAAAAGAACATTTGTCTCCAACACGAGCAAATGGCTTGGTAAGCATGATAAAACAAATTAAATTATATGCCATTGCGTACCAAACGCAAGTAAAATAG
- a CDS encoding DUF6265 family protein: MKILALIIAIVFLSSCNAQQNILKFPENGKSPKANLNQVSWIEGRWLGEAFGGITEEIWSPPLGDSMMFSFKLVSEGKVVFYEFGGIRQVDDTLIFQLKHFENDFKGWEEKDETIDAKLVKIEDNRAYFDGFTFEKISDSEINIYVEMEEKSKTEELKFNYKKQ, encoded by the coding sequence ATGAAAATCCTAGCATTAATAATAGCTATCGTGTTTTTAAGTAGCTGTAACGCTCAACAAAACATACTAAAATTTCCAGAAAATGGAAAATCTCCAAAAGCCAATTTAAATCAGGTTTCATGGATAGAAGGTCGTTGGCTAGGTGAAGCTTTTGGTGGCATTACCGAAGAAATATGGAGTCCTCCACTTGGAGATTCTATGATGTTTTCTTTTAAATTGGTAAGTGAAGGCAAAGTTGTTTTTTACGAATTTGGAGGTATTAGACAAGTGGACGACACCTTAATATTTCAACTAAAACATTTTGAAAATGACTTTAAAGGTTGGGAAGAAAAAGATGAAACAATAGATGCTAAATTGGTTAAGATTGAAGATAATCGTGCGTATTTTGATGGGTTTACTTTCGAAAAAATAAGCGATTCTGAAATTAATATCTATGTAGAAATGGAAGAAAAAAGTAAAACGGAAGAATTGAAATTTAACTACAAAAAACAATAA
- a CDS encoding META domain-containing protein: protein MKTTTILLFAIILNACGASNKVATKLSDDNMKNAQESLNGTFTVLGMDMKNLTEDLTISFDEANSKVSGFSGCNSFFGTYTANGNTIKFNGLASTRKMCADENGNMVESKIMAALGEVTNFEIKDKKLVLLNAKKELLSATKSTESKLTQDTIKIEYRAHARGNFKNIILENKTVSVKNKYDGKPIVLSCNDTDWDMLLKMVSDTNLKTLATLEAPSKAHQYDGAAIANLIITKEGETYTTPAFDAGNPNKDIESLVNLVIKIAEVTKEKN, encoded by the coding sequence ATGAAAACAACTACAATACTACTTTTCGCAATTATATTAAACGCATGTGGCGCTTCTAATAAAGTAGCAACAAAACTATCTGACGATAATATGAAAAACGCACAAGAATCTTTAAATGGAACATTTACAGTATTAGGAATGGACATGAAAAATTTAACTGAAGATTTAACAATTAGTTTCGATGAAGCCAATAGTAAGGTTTCAGGTTTTTCCGGTTGTAATAGCTTTTTTGGTACCTATACTGCTAATGGAAATACTATTAAATTTAATGGTTTAGCTTCAACTAGAAAAATGTGTGCAGACGAAAATGGAAATATGGTTGAAAGTAAAATAATGGCTGCTTTAGGTGAAGTCACAAATTTTGAAATAAAGGATAAAAAATTAGTCCTACTTAATGCAAAAAAGGAATTACTTAGTGCTACAAAAAGTACTGAATCAAAATTAACTCAAGACACTATTAAAATAGAATACAGAGCTCATGCAAGAGGAAATTTTAAAAACATTATTTTAGAAAACAAAACGGTTAGTGTTAAAAACAAATATGATGGTAAACCTATTGTTCTATCATGTAATGATACCGATTGGGACATGCTATTAAAGATGGTTTCAGACACTAATTTAAAAACATTAGCGACTTTAGAAGCTCCAAGTAAGGCTCACCAATACGATGGTGCTGCTATAGCTAACTTGATAATAACAAAAGAAGGCGAAACGTATACAACTCCTGCTTTTGATGCTGGAAACCCAAATAAAGACATTGAATCTTTGGTTAATTTAGTTATAAAGATTGCAGAAGTAACTAAAGAAAAGAATTAA
- a CDS encoding DUF3078 domain-containing protein translates to MKKLLLLLAFSIGVVSVQAQTKEELHTQKTEKQAIADAAQSEADALQAQIDALPGWRKGMFGTIGGTLSNFNNWYSQGTPNNASGNIGISINSYANLIEDKFFWRNSLTSNLNWVKLDNKDTNLDSDDFNPTTDVFNISSLYGRNIAKNFAVSTLAEYRTTLLDNFNDPGYLDVGVGGTWTPMENLIVVIHPLNYNFVFSKNDAVFESSLGAKIVADYTRQIGAISFKSNLSTFQSYKSGDLSNVTWTNSFSYTLWKMIGVGFDFGLRSNKQEALNYTLGQYDATSTNPIPTFGNVDNKLQSYWLLGLSYNL, encoded by the coding sequence ATGAAAAAACTACTATTATTATTAGCTTTTAGTATTGGTGTTGTATCAGTACAAGCGCAAACAAAAGAGGAGTTACACACTCAAAAAACTGAAAAGCAAGCCATTGCTGATGCTGCTCAAAGTGAAGCAGATGCTTTACAAGCTCAAATTGATGCACTTCCAGGTTGGAGAAAAGGAATGTTTGGTACTATTGGTGGTACGCTTTCTAATTTTAACAACTGGTATTCTCAAGGAACTCCAAATAATGCATCTGGTAACATTGGTATTTCTATTAATTCATATGCAAACTTAATTGAAGATAAATTTTTCTGGAGAAACTCTTTAACTTCTAATTTAAACTGGGTAAAATTAGACAATAAAGACACTAACTTAGATAGTGATGATTTTAACCCAACTACAGATGTTTTTAACATTTCTTCTTTATACGGAAGAAACATTGCTAAAAACTTTGCAGTTTCTACATTAGCAGAATACAGAACTACATTATTAGACAACTTTAACGATCCTGGATATTTAGACGTTGGTGTTGGTGGAACTTGGACTCCTATGGAAAACTTAATAGTTGTTATTCACCCATTAAACTACAACTTTGTTTTTTCTAAAAATGATGCTGTTTTTGAATCTTCTTTAGGTGCTAAAATTGTTGCAGATTATACAAGACAAATTGGTGCAATTAGCTTCAAGTCTAACTTATCTACTTTCCAAAGTTATAAGAGTGGAGATTTATCTAACGTAACTTGGACAAACTCATTTAGCTATACTTTATGGAAAATGATTGGTGTTGGTTTCGATTTTGGTTTAAGAAGCAACAAACAAGAAGCGCTTAACTACACTTTAGGACAGTATGATGCTACATCAACAAATCCTATTCCTACTTTTGGAAACGTAGATAACAAATTACAGTCTTACTGGTTATTAGGATTAAGCTACAACCTATAA
- a CDS encoding GNAT family N-acetyltransferase: MTFNIETERLLLRDIKAEDLEGMFALDSNPNVHEYLGKKPIKTKAEAQHNIEKILHQYKTLGIGRFAVIEKETNQFIGWSGLKFNTGEKESLGDKREFYDVGYRLIERFWNKGYAGESAIASLDYGFKELKLDVIVGAAETGNIASNKILKKIGLQYVEQFPFKNEMINWYELKKEEYAKNMS, translated from the coding sequence ATGACATTTAATATAGAAACCGAACGCTTGCTACTTAGAGACATTAAAGCTGAAGATTTAGAAGGCATGTTTGCCTTAGATTCTAACCCAAATGTACACGAATATTTAGGTAAGAAACCAATTAAAACTAAAGCAGAAGCGCAACATAACATCGAAAAAATATTACACCAATATAAAACACTTGGTATTGGTAGATTTGCTGTAATTGAAAAAGAAACTAACCAATTTATAGGTTGGTCTGGCTTAAAGTTTAATACTGGAGAAAAAGAATCTTTAGGAGACAAAAGAGAGTTTTACGATGTTGGCTACAGACTTATTGAACGCTTTTGGAATAAAGGTTATGCAGGAGAATCTGCAATAGCATCTTTAGATTATGGTTTTAAAGAGTTAAAGTTAGACGTAATTGTAGGTGCAGCTGAAACCGGAAATATAGCATCTAATAAGATTCTTAAAAAAATAGGCTTGCAGTATGTAGAGCAATTTCCGTTTAAAAATGAAATGATTAATTGGTACGAATTAAAAAAAGAAGAGTATGCAAAAAACATGTCCTGA
- a CDS encoding DUF2480 family protein — MKDEIINRVATSKLVVFDLEDYYPKGERILFDIKDWLYEGFVLREKEFRTLVKEHNWSQYQDAFVALTCTTDAIVPDWAYMLLSIQLEPYVKKVVLGNLETLEASLYQEIISNLNTTPFKDRPIIIKGCSKKPVPSSAYIMITSRLKPIAKSIMFGEACSSVPLFKR; from the coding sequence TTGAAAGACGAAATTATAAATCGCGTAGCAACCAGTAAACTTGTTGTTTTTGATCTTGAGGATTATTATCCTAAAGGTGAACGCATACTTTTTGATATAAAAGATTGGCTTTACGAAGGTTTCGTACTAAGAGAAAAAGAGTTTAGAACGTTAGTTAAAGAACATAATTGGTCGCAATACCAAGATGCTTTTGTTGCGCTAACTTGTACAACAGATGCTATAGTTCCAGATTGGGCTTATATGCTTTTAAGTATCCAATTAGAGCCTTATGTAAAAAAGGTTGTTTTAGGAAACTTAGAAACCTTAGAAGCATCACTATATCAAGAAATTATTTCTAATTTAAACACTACTCCATTTAAAGATAGGCCAATAATTATTAAAGGCTGCTCTAAAAAACCAGTACCTTCTAGCGCTTACATAATGATTACCAGTAGATTAAAGCCTATTGCGAAATCTATTATGTTTGGAGAAGCTTGCTCTTCTGTTCCGCTTTTTAAGCGTTAA